GAACCAACGCCACGACAAACTACATGTTTCGTCAGTTAGGTGTGACGTTCCCTGCGCAAGTGACCACGGATAAAGCCGCTGACCGATTCGATAAGCTTCGCGTGAACTATTACGGTGAAACCGCGATAGCCGGCTCGCAAATTCGTTTCTATCAGCGAGGCTTCTTATGTGGTGGTCCGTCTAATCCGCTGGATATGAGCGTGCACGCCAATGAGCAATGGCTAAAAGCCTATATTGCTCAGCAGTGGTTTAACGTGTTGTTGGCCACACGGGGTGTTCCAGCGAATAAGGACGGTGAAGCGCGTGCGTTGATGGTGATTGCCGGTGCGGTCACCAAAGCGATTAATAACGGCACGATTTTAGCGGGTAAAACGCTGAGCGACGTGCAAAAGCTCGCCATTGCAGATGCATCCGGCGATGACCTTGCTTGGTATGACGTACAGGATAAAGGCTATTGGTATAACGCGCAGATTGTTGAAAACACCGGTGTAAGCGACTTGCCTGAGTATGTCATGAAATACGTGCTGATTTATGGCAAAGGCGATTGGGTTCGCAAAGTCGAAGGCTCTCATAATTTAGTCTAGGAGTAGAATATGCATGATATCTCTGCAACCGGCTTGAGTTTTACCATTCAAGCCAGCAAAACCTTTCCCACTGGGATTTTAATTACCGCCTTTGCTGACGATGCTGACCCACTGGATTTACCGGCTGTCGATATTGCACAAACGGGCATGGACATTAATGGTAACTTGGTGAGTTGGTCCACACCGACACCACAAACCGTCACGATCAACGTATTAGCCGGCAGTGAAGAAGATCAAAACTTGTCTATTTTGCTCGAAGCCAATACCGCAAAAAAAGGGCGTCGACACGCAGGGGATATCATTACCTTTGTGGCGTCTTACGGTGATGGTTCAACGGTCACGGCGCGTAACGGCAAGATTACCAATGGCAGTCGTGGCAATTCTGCCGCCTCGGCAGGGCGTTTGAAATCCAAAGTCTATACCTTTGTGTTTCAGGATTTCGACAGTACGCGTATCCGTTAATTCATTTCAATTTCTGGCGGGGGTTCCCGCCTTTTTTATTGGTGTTTACCATGTTGATTAAACCTAAAGAAGTCGCTATCAAAGACGTTGATGGCGTTGAAAAGCTATTTGTAATTAGCCGCCTACCGGCTACGGTTGGGCGTGAAATCTTAGCAAAATACCCGTTATCCAATGCCCCGAAAATCGGTGACTATGAGGTCAGCAAAGAGGCCATGCTGAAAATGATGGCCTATGTGTGTGTCACTATCGATGGTGAAGAAATCCCCCTTAAAACACAAACCTTGATTGATAACCATGTGCCCGATGGCGAATCGTTGATCCGCTTAGAGTTGGAAATGCTGAAATACAACACCAGTTTTTTCGGCAACGACGGGAGCCAAGGTTTCCTCCACTTCCTGCTCAGCAAGGTAAGCGGTTCACTCCCGTCGATTATAAAAACGCTGATGGGTTCTTTGCCGTCATCATCAGCGAATGCCTCGCCACCTTCACCGAACTCAAAACCTCAATAGATTTAGAAGAGGCAATGGACCTGTGGGAAATTGCCATCACTAACCGTTATAACGAAGCCCTTGCGGCTTCAAAGGATCGCTAATGTCATTAATGGATACCTTTGTGCAGGTCTTTGAGTTTGATACAAGGCAAGCGGATGGGGCATTTAAAAAGGTGCAACGTTCGACCGATGACATTATTGATGGCATGAAACAAACCCAACAAGCGGCGCAGCAAAGTTCACTGACCATCGGGAGTGTCATGACGGAGCTTTGGCAATCGTTGCAGGGGCTGTCGACCGAACATGCCATTTTGTTCACCACCAATGCCAGCGAGGTCAGTGCTGAGACAAGCCAAATCGTGGCTCGGTTAGATGCGGTGAGCTCATCATTAAGCGCATTGGATGAGCAACGGCAAAATGCAGACGCTGCTTGGGTCTCCGGGGGGAATGCGCTAGGGGAGTGGGGGCAATCACTGCAAGCTGAAATCACCCAACTGAAAAATGACCTCGGCTCGTTATCGGTGGGTGACCAAAAAAACGCATTAGAACAGGTCAAAGGCTCGGTCAGTGAGTATATTAACGAGCTGCAAAAAATCCCGACTACCACGGCCGATGGCGCCGCAGAAATTGAACGTGTAATGGCAGACTTACGCCAATCAGTGCAAGGCTTATCAGTTGAACATTCGATTGATTTTGTCACTAATGCAGATGAGGTTATTGCCCAAACTGGCTCGGTTAAAACACAATTAGAGACAGTAACAGATTCGATGGCTAACCTTGAGGCACAGCGCTCAATATCTGATGCAGGCATGCAATCCACTCAGGTTGTTTTGGGTGAGCTCGATGCAAACTACCAGGCACTACAGCAAGACGTTATTCAACTTAATCAAGGTGTCACCGACCTCACGTTAGCAGAACACCAAGGTATCACCGCGAAGCAACTGTCCAACGCCATTATTCAGGCACTGCAAGGTAATTACAGCGAGTTAATTCGCCTTGTGGACACCATGAAAGTGAAGGGAATTGAAGCGGCGACCAGTGAAATTAAAGCTCAGCAATCGGTGCAAAAAGCCCTTGAGAATACCGAAACTAAATACCAGCAAGCGGGTAATACGGTCATGTCGTTTGCCAAAAAGGCATTGGGGGCGGTTGGCTTATTGATGGGGGCAACTGCCTTGGTGGGGGAATCGATTTCACGTTCGGCTGATATTGAAACCCTCGACAAACTGGGTAAAAAAATCAATGTAGCGACTGCCGATGTGGACGCTTTCGCGGGTTCAATGGCTGAACTGGGCGGTACGCGTGATGCGGCGCAAGCGGATTTATCCGCCATGGCCAAATCATTTGGCTTTGCGAACAACTCCATGGAAAAAGTACTTCAGACTGCAGATAAAGTGCAGGGCATGAAGTTCGACAAAGCTAAGGCAACGCTTGCTGGGCTGGGCGTGACGGATGATAAAACTGTCGAGCTGATGATGAAGGGCCGCAAAGAGCTCGAACGCATGATGGGCATTCAAAAAGAATACTCAGGTATCAACAAAGAGAGTATTGAACAATCCATCAAATTCAACAAAGCCATGCAAGGCTTTAAGCAATCATCAGGTTTACTGAAAAACAGCTTTCTTGAAATGGTGATCCCGATTTTAACCAAAGGGTTAGAGTGGATTAACCGCTTTGTGAGCTTTTGCAAAGAAAACAAGTCGCTCATTGTAGGGTTCTTTATTGCAATAGGTTCGGCTATTGCGGTGTTTTATGTGCCTGCCATGTTATCAGCTGCGGCAGCGACCTTGGCAGCAACATGGCCCATCTTGGCGATCATCGCGGTTATTGCCTTACTGGCTGCGGCGTTTGCCTTAGTTTATGACGATATCATGAACTTTATTGACGGCAATGATTCGATGATAGGGCGTATTTTGGATGAATACCCCGAACTTAAAGCCGTCATTATTGCGTTGTGGGATGCGTTTAAAGCCTTCTTTGATTTTGTCATTACCTTGTCTCAGGTCGTCGCCGATGTGGCAGTGTCAGCTTTTAACTTTATTGTTGATGGTGGCAAGCAGTTATGGACATGGCTCACGGGCTTTATTCACGATTTAGCAGATTGGGGCAAGCAATTTGAAAGCGTCTTTACGGTGGCTTCTGATGCCGTTGTAGGGATTTTTAAGTGGTTATGGGCGCAAATCAAACAGTATTTAGGTTGGATTAATGACGGCTTAGACTCGATTAAAAATGGCTGGAACACGGTCAAAGGGTGGTTTGGCTTTGAGGATGCACAAATGACTCAAACGGTTGAACGCAAAGTCACGTCTGATGGCACGATAGAGCACCAAATTCCCGAACAGCCCAAGTTATCTGAAGAAGATACTGCATTGTTAGTAAAAGGACTGAGCCAACAAATTAACGGCATGTCGGCCAATCCAATCAACCCGATGACCAGCCAAGCCATCAGTAATCAATCCAGTACCACCAATGAAACTAACTTGTCGATTGGTGAAATCAAAGTGGAAACCCAAGCCACGGATGCGCAAGGCATGGCTAATGGCACGAAAGATGCGTTGCAATCCCAGCTACAAGATTTAGCCCATCAAACCAGTTCGGGGGTAAGCAAATGATCACCGAGGTGAAAATCTTCAATGTCGATAACTTTTCGACGTTATTTGAAACGGCCAATCCAATTCAAATTAACGTGCGTGACGAACACAAAGCAACACAGTTTACCGTTGAGTCGGGGGAAACACGCAGTGACCATGTGGTAGTTCAGCCCGTTGAAATTGGTATGGATTTAATTTTAGCTGGCGAAATGAAAAGCGCCTTTGAAACCCTACAGCAAGCTTATGATAAACACCAGCTAGTGGGCATTCAAACGCGGGTGAAAACCTACAAGCCGATGCTGTTAGTGAATCTCTATCACGATGAAATTCCTGAGATGGCCGATGCGATTAAATTGTCACTTCGCTTTAGTGAGTGGCGAACGGTTGAGCCCGAATATGGCGACCTACCGCCCCGCAAGGTGGCAAAAAAAGAGCAATCGAGCACAGTGAATCGCGGAAAAGTGCAAACGTCCACGGTACCAGACAAAAAGAAAAAATCGGCAGCAACCAAAATTGCTGACGGTGAATTTACGTTAGGGTGGTGACCCATGCAAGAGATCCCTTTAAATGCCGTACCTAATCAACGTTTGCGCGTGAGCCTTGGCGGTGACGAGTGGGAGCTGACGATTAAAGTGGCGCGAACAACAATGTGTTGCGATATCAAGCGCAATGATGTGGTTTTACTGCAAGGTATTCGTGTGATCCCCAATCAACCGCTGATCCCCTACCGCTATTTATCGGGTAACGGTAATTTCGCCTTTATCACTGAAAATGATGAATATCCGTGGTGGGCGCAGTTTGGGCAATCACACAGTCTTGTTTGGTGGGGGGATGATGATTGATTTACGCCGTATCCGATTAGGGATCGAGGTAAATGGACGGTTGCAATGGTATGAGGGGCTGCGTATTCGTGCCAATGGTACTAAGTATGCTAATCCCCTGCAGAATGAATGCACGGTGAATATTGACGGATTAAATGCCGATACGCGCAACATGTTACTCACGGAAACGAGCCCGTATGCAAAAAGCAAAACTTCGCATCGGTTGATTGTTGAAGCGGGTCGCGCCAGTACGGGTGTTTTTCGCATTTATGTGGGGGATATTGTTAGCGCAGAAATCGCCTCACCGCCAGATGTGACACTGACCTTAAAAGCGAAAACCAACAACACAAACGCCCGAGATATTGTTTCTTCATCGGGTAGTGCCATAAGCAAAATGAGCGAGCTAGCCAAAAATATCGCGCAGGATTGCGGGGTTAAATTGGACTTTCAAGCCACCGATAAAAATATTGCCAATTGGTATTTTTGTGGGCCGGCACTCAAGCAAGTGGAACGGCTGCAAGATGCGGGCAATGTGAAGGCGTTTATCGACGACGATATGTTGTATGTGAAAGACCAGGATAAAGCGTTAAGTGGCCGCTTGCGTATTCTTAACCAAAAATCGGGTATGGTCGGTATTCCTAAAGCCACTGAGAAGGGCGTCGATGTCACGTATTTAATTGATAGTGAGTCGTCATTGGGCGGCATGTTACGCCTTGAAAGCAAGTTTAATCCTGCCTTGAATGGCGACTACATTATTGAGCAACTCAAGTTCGATATAGCGTCTCATGACGATCCCTTCTTTTACCAAGCGACCTGCAAACGAGTGTAAAGCATGAACCAACCCAATAATGATATTGCTAGCGAAGGCAGCTTGGCAGGGCAGTTTATGGCTGCGTTTCGTAGCCTATTGATGAATATTGACGACATGCTCCCCGCGACAGTAGTGAGCTATGACGATAAAACTAACCGCGCGGTGATTAAGCCACTCGTCATGATGGTATCGACGGAGGGGCAAAAAGTCGGGCGTGCACCAGTACCGAATATTCCCGTTTTTCGTTTTGGTGGCGGGGGCTTTTTTATCCGTATGCCGATCAAGGCGGGTGATTTCGGTTGGTTAAAAGCCAATGACCGTGATATCAGCTTAATCTTTCAGCGTGGCGGCTTAGAGGATGAACCGAATACGGCTCGTTTACATACCTTTAGCGATGCGATGTTCTTCCCTGACACACTTAAAGGCTGGTTGATTGATGGCAAAAATACGGATGCCTTGGTGATTCAGTCCATGGATGGCTCCGTATGTTTGTCACTGCATGAGGGTAAAGCGGTTTTAGATTCGCCCGTTCTTGAAGTCAATGTGCCCGAAACCACCTTTAACGGCAATGTTACGGTTAATGGTAATCAGGCTATAAACGGTAACAGCGATTCAAACGGCGGTACGATGAAACACAACGGTAAAGATATCGGCTCAACACATAAACACAGCGGTATTCAAAGTGGTAATAGCAATTCAGGAGTCCCCGTATGAAAACATTTAATGTCGACAGCAATAACGACATCCATCTTGGCAATGACGGAAATTTATCGATTGTGAGTGGTGAACGGGCATCAAAAAACCGTTGTGAGCATTACGTCAAAGCACTCCGTGGTGAAATGTTGCATAAGCTCGATATGGGGATTCCTTACTGGAAAACCACCTTTGGGCGGCAAGCGGATATTCCGTTATTTGAAGCGGCGTTTCGTGACCGGCTGCGTGAGTTGGATGATGTGATATCGGTGGTGTCATTTTCGGCATTAATCGCCGATAACTCGCTGAACTATACCGCGGTGATCCAGACCATTTATGGGGAGATAACGCTTAATGGCTGATTATCAATATATTACGTCACAGGGTGTAATTGTGCCGGATACCAGCACATTACGTGATGATGTCGAAAGCGAATATAGAAGTGTGTTTGGTCAGGATTTAGATGTTAATCCCGAAACCCCGCAAGGCGCATTGATCACCATGGAGGTCGAAAATCGGGACGCCGTTGTGCGCAATAATGCAGAGTTGGCCAATCAAATTAACCCCGATTTAGCCGGTGGCATTTTCCTTGATGCAATATGGGCCTTAATGGGCGGGCAGCGTTTTGATGCGACTCACTCCTTTTTATCACAGGTGAAATTCACGGGTATTGCCGAGACTATCATCCCTAAGGGGTCACAAGCGGCCACGCTGAATGGTGACTTATTCGAAACCACCAAAACCTTAATTATCGGTAAAGATGGCTCAGTAACAGGGGATATGCGCGCCATTGAAACAGGGGCGGTTGAGTGCGGTGTGGGTCAACTCAATAAAGTGGCCAGTTCGGTATTAGGTTGGGAAACTGTTCATAACCCCAGCAATGCGGTGTTGGGGCGAGATGCCGAATCAGACCTACAATCACGGCGACGACGCAAGCAGACGCTAGCCAAAAACACCGTCAGTGTGGGGGAAGCAATTACTTCGGCACTGTATGAGTTAGAAGGTGTGCGTTCGTTAGCGTATCGAGAAAACTACACTGACCAACCGATGATGTTTGATGGGATCACGTTAGTTCCCCATAGCATTTATGTGTGTGTTGAAGGGGGCGATAAAGAGGCGATTGCCCGTTCGCTACTGCGTACAAAAACACTGGGTGCGGCTTTTAACGGCAGTGAAGAAGTTGAAGTATTGGAAAACATCAGCGGCCAAATTTATCCCGTTAAATTTGATAGGGCGAAAGAAATTGTTTTGTTTTGCCGAGTAACGGTGAAAAAAGCCACGGTGGATGCACAAACCATTATTCCTTCTGCGGTTGAGTCATGGGCAAATGGGGATATCGATGGTGAGGGCGGTTTAGTGGTGGGGCGCGATGTATCACCTTTCGAAATATCAGCCGGTATCAATGCCGTCGAGCCTCGGTTGTTTATTACACGTGTCGAACTTTCAACGGATGGCAAAGCCTGGTCTTCAAATAATTATGAAATCAAAATGAATGAGGTGGCAAGGCTCAAACGCAGTGCGGTACAGGTGGTGTTGGTATGAGTAAAATCCAATCGTTTGATTTTCACTCTGATTTATTAAAGGCGATCCTTTGGCAATATGAGGATGCGACAAATCTTAAGGCGTTAGCCAAATACAAAGCGGAGTATTTTGAACAATCCACCGTCCAGTTTTGGCGTGATTGGTACCGTGATGTGTTTAATATCGATACTGCGAACGAGTTTGGGCTAAATATTTGGGCGCGTATTCTTGATGTGCCATTGGGAATTGATGTTCCCCCGAGTGATAAAACCAAAATCGGCTTTGGTTTCGGTAAAAAGAACGCTAATTTTAAAGCCAACTTTCGACGTAATGCCGATTACACCTTATCGCTGACTGTCGACCAAAAGCGCCTCATCGTGCGTATGCGCTATTTTAACCTTACGCAAAGCCCAACGGTCATCAATATTAACGAATTTCTTAAACGGTTCTTCTGGCAGGACGATAGCAAGGTATTTGTGCTTGATCCGCTCGATATGACCTATCTGTATTACGTGTTTAATTTCAATCCAGATGAACGATTACGGGTCCTTCTTGAAAACTTTGATCTTATGCCTCGCCCATCGGGTGTGGGTGTCAAATACCGTATCGTGACGAAAAAAGCCTTCGGTCACGGCCAACACCGTAAAAACTTCCTTAGCAGTAATTTCGGAGCTTAAAACTCATGACAAAAATCTTTAAAATCCCCTTTGC
This portion of the Providencia manganoxydans genome encodes:
- a CDS encoding phage tail fiber protein, which encodes MHDISATGLSFTIQASKTFPTGILITAFADDADPLDLPAVDIAQTGMDINGNLVSWSTPTPQTVTINVLAGSEEDQNLSILLEANTAKKGRRHAGDIITFVASYGDGSTVTARNGKITNGSRGNSAASAGRLKSKVYTFVFQDFDSTRIR
- a CDS encoding phage baseplate protein translates to MITEVKIFNVDNFSTLFETANPIQINVRDEHKATQFTVESGETRSDHVVVQPVEIGMDLILAGEMKSAFETLQQAYDKHQLVGIQTRVKTYKPMLLVNLYHDEIPEMADAIKLSLRFSEWRTVEPEYGDLPPRKVAKKEQSSTVNRGKVQTSTVPDKKKKSAATKIADGEFTLGW
- a CDS encoding phage baseplate plug family protein, which translates into the protein MQEIPLNAVPNQRLRVSLGGDEWELTIKVARTTMCCDIKRNDVVLLQGIRVIPNQPLIPYRYLSGNGNFAFITENDEYPWWAQFGQSHSLVWWGDDD
- a CDS encoding baseplate hub protein, with protein sequence MIDLRRIRLGIEVNGRLQWYEGLRIRANGTKYANPLQNECTVNIDGLNADTRNMLLTETSPYAKSKTSHRLIVEAGRASTGVFRIYVGDIVSAEIASPPDVTLTLKAKTNNTNARDIVSSSGSAISKMSELAKNIAQDCGVKLDFQATDKNIANWYFCGPALKQVERLQDAGNVKAFIDDDMLYVKDQDKALSGRLRILNQKSGMVGIPKATEKGVDVTYLIDSESSLGGMLRLESKFNPALNGDYIIEQLKFDIASHDDPFFYQATCKRV
- a CDS encoding Gp138 family membrane-puncturing spike protein; this translates as MNQPNNDIASEGSLAGQFMAAFRSLLMNIDDMLPATVVSYDDKTNRAVIKPLVMMVSTEGQKVGRAPVPNIPVFRFGGGGFFIRMPIKAGDFGWLKANDRDISLIFQRGGLEDEPNTARLHTFSDAMFFPDTLKGWLIDGKNTDALVIQSMDGSVCLSLHEGKAVLDSPVLEVNVPETTFNGNVTVNGNQAINGNSDSNGGTMKHNGKDIGSTHKHSGIQSGNSNSGVPV
- a CDS encoding baseplate J/gp47 family protein, which codes for MADYQYITSQGVIVPDTSTLRDDVESEYRSVFGQDLDVNPETPQGALITMEVENRDAVVRNNAELANQINPDLAGGIFLDAIWALMGGQRFDATHSFLSQVKFTGIAETIIPKGSQAATLNGDLFETTKTLIIGKDGSVTGDMRAIETGAVECGVGQLNKVASSVLGWETVHNPSNAVLGRDAESDLQSRRRRKQTLAKNTVSVGEAITSALYELEGVRSLAYRENYTDQPMMFDGITLVPHSIYVCVEGGDKEAIARSLLRTKTLGAAFNGSEEVEVLENISGQIYPVKFDRAKEIVLFCRVTVKKATVDAQTIIPSAVESWANGDIDGEGGLVVGRDVSPFEISAGINAVEPRLFITRVELSTDGKAWSSNNYEIKMNEVARLKRSAVQVVLV
- a CDS encoding DUF2612 domain-containing protein, whose protein sequence is MSKIQSFDFHSDLLKAILWQYEDATNLKALAKYKAEYFEQSTVQFWRDWYRDVFNIDTANEFGLNIWARILDVPLGIDVPPSDKTKIGFGFGKKNANFKANFRRNADYTLSLTVDQKRLIVRMRYFNLTQSPTVININEFLKRFFWQDDSKVFVLDPLDMTYLYYVFNFNPDERLRVLLENFDLMPRPSGVGVKYRIVTKKAFGHGQHRKNFLSSNFGA